One segment of Synchiropus splendidus isolate RoL2022-P1 chromosome 4, RoL_Sspl_1.0, whole genome shotgun sequence DNA contains the following:
- the ckap4 gene encoding cytoskeleton-associated protein 4 → MAAKNRQKSEKGEKSASNHEDAPKKSQKSNGASSAGPQGPRSPQKPAATGCLRSLASALLYAVLAAAVGFAALYCQKVLEEVREASARTEESARRSGQLRGAVDGVQLQVESLKRLVEGLESSLSITRSELEGAVSRMKAGELETKKVDETVRNLQSDLLADLSESIKEVKVAQESDLSTVERSVEQRLAEVSEALKASVAEVTSAHAEVQQQVAGLQALVGGAENPALLRQELEAIVNTVAEIKAAQGAEDSRAGSLREQIGSVREELQTRNREVASLSDEVQSVRALVQEAAGSLKRSLSEAQLDLQALKDQRETLESELEQALSRAQEAQKQASEAAAQAQGRSEELETRVKASEESADSLAASISDITYKVDSLLGKAGTLESSVAEQGRAADDAKVTLGGELALLRGRLDQLQSTQESSAWEEPLEELRKRVVSQEESGQRALQSLLSKLSELEEKTSARLQSQEQAISSLQEGVSSSSSSRAEE, encoded by the exons ATGGCCGCCAAGAACCGGCAGAAGAGCGAGAAGGGCGAGAAAAGCGCCAGCAACCACGAAGATGCGCCCAAGAAGAGCCAGAAGAGCAACGGCGCGAGCTCCGCGGGCCCCCAGGGGCCGCGCTCTCCGCAGAAGCCAGCCGCCACCGGCTGCCTCCGAAGCCTCGCCTCTGCGCTGCTGTACGCCGTGTTGGCGGCGGCCGTCGGCTTCGCTGCGCTTTACTGCCAGAAAGTTCTGGAGGAAGTCCGCGAGGCGAGCGCGAGGACCGAGGAGAGCGCGCGGAGGAGCGGCCAGCTGCGCGGCGCGGTGGACGGAGTCCAGCTCCAG GTGGAGTCTCTGAAGCGCCTGGTGGAAGGTCTGGAGTCGTCCCTGAGCATCACCCGTTCAGAGCTAGAGGGCGCTGTCAGCAGAATGAAGGCAGGGGAGCTGGAGACCAAGAAGGTGGACGAGACTGTGAGGAATCTCCAGAGTGACCTTCTGGCTGACCTGTCTGAGAGCATCAAGGAAGTGAAGGTGGCCCAGGAGAGCGACCTCTCCACCGTGGAGAGGAGCGTGGAGCAGCGGCTGGCCGAGGTCAGCGAGGCGCTCAAGGCCAGCGTGGCTGAGGTCACGTCGGCTCATGCCGaggtgcagcagcaggtggcCGGCCTCCAGGCGCTGGTGGGCGGGGCCGAGAACCCTGCGCTCCTCAGGCAGGAGCTGGAGGCCATCGTCAACACGGTGGCGGAGATCAAAGCGGCGCAGGGCGCTGAGGACTCGCGGGCCGGATCGCTACGGGAGCAGATCGGCTCGGTGAGGGAGGAGCTTCAGACACGCAACAGGGAGGTGGCGTCGCTGTCGGACGAGGTCCAGTCGGTGCGCGCGCTGGTCCAGGAGGCGGCGGGGAGCCTGAAGCGCTCCCTGTCCGAGGCCCAGCTGGACCTGCAGGCGCTGAAGGACCAGAGGGAGACCCTGGAGAGCGAGCTGGAGCAGGCCCTCAGCAGAGCACAAGAAGCCCAGAAGCAGGCCAGCGAGGCGGCGGCTCAAGCCCAGGGGAggtcagaggagctggagaccAGAGTGAAGGCGTCCGAGGAGAGCGCCGACTCGCTGGCTGCCTCCATCTCCGACATCACCTACAAGGTGGACTCGCTGCTCGGGAAGGCGGGCACCCTGGAGAGCTCTGTGGCCGAGCAGGGACGCGCGGCGGACGACGCCAAGGTGACCTTGGGAGGAGAGCTGGCGCTGTTGAGAGGCCGGCTGGACCAGCTGCAGTCCACTCAGGAGAGCTCGGCTTGGGAAGAGCCGCTGGAGGAGCTGCGGAAGAGAGTGGTCTCTCAGGAGGAGAGTGGCCAGAGGGCGCTGCAGAGCTTGCTCTCCAAGCTgtcggagctggaggagaagacctCCGCCAGGCTGCAGAGTCAGGAACAGGCCATCTCCTCCCTGCAGGAGGgcgtgtccagcagcagcagcagccgcgcGGAAGAGTAG